From the genome of Homalodisca vitripennis isolate AUS2020 chromosome 8, UT_GWSS_2.1, whole genome shotgun sequence, one region includes:
- the LOC124368262 gene encoding uncharacterized protein LOC124368262, whose amino-acid sequence MASTGCSTGGRRLLISDRVTGTKFLIDTGSDLCCYPRHLLQNRPQRVDYDLVAANSSQIHTYGFRNFGLNLGLRRIFAWKFIIADVTMPIIGSDFLAHYGILPHCRNQRLIDSTTNLTVRCQTSDASVPRVKTLTESSLFHAVLAEFPTLTRPAGTPREVKHNTLHFIKTTPGPPISC is encoded by the coding sequence ATGGCGTCTACTGGCTGCTCAACTGGAGGACGACGCCTTCTCATCAGTGACCGGGTTACTGGTACTAAATTTCTCATAGACACTGGTTCTGATCTCTGCTGCTACCCACGTCACCTACTACAAAACAGACCACAACGTGTGGACTACGACTTGGTTGCAGCGAACTCATCACAAATTCACACCtacggttttagaaattttggcCTAAATCTAGGTTTGCGACGCATCTTTGCATGGAAATTCATCATCGCTGATGTCACCATGCCCATCATTGGATCTGATTTTCTTGCTCACTACGGAATTCTTCCTCACTGTCGCAATCAACGCTTGATTGActcaacaactaatttaacagtaagatgtcAAACTTCTGATGCCTCTGTTCCTAGAGTGAAGACCCTCACTGAGTCCTCTCTATTCCACGCTGTGCTTGCTGAGTTTCCTACCCTCACTCGTCCGGCTGGAACACCTCGTGAGGTGAAGCATAATACGTTACACTTCATCAAGACGACGCCTGGCCCTCCAATCTCTTGCTGA